One Helicoverpa zea isolate HzStark_Cry1AcR chromosome 20, ilHelZeax1.1, whole genome shotgun sequence genomic region harbors:
- the LOC124640293 gene encoding uncharacterized protein LOC124640293 produces the protein MLIRNLYESSYGTVTVGDTTSSRFTFQKGVRQGCISSPILFNIYGEHIMRQTLEDWEGGIKIGGVKISNLRYADDTTLFASSENEMAELLRRLETASLEMGLAINKSKTKLMIVDRFDTIQRTDILQDYETVNQFQYLGSLITNKGSSEPEIRRRIGMAKTAMTQLSKVWKDRNIRYRTKIHLVRTLVFSIALYGAETWTFKAADRLRIDAFEMWCWRRMLQIPWTAFRTNVSILQQLKLEKTKRLSTTCLQRIVRYFGHVARRDTNNLERLMVTGKIEGKRPRGRSPKRWSDQISEELEISVSTALHQATERNRWRQLVDEIKRSHDKSSRPSYGDDAVSYVQLKRDGDLCVVKCKVCPEHKVHAKLYGVTLIVDEQEEAVKSVACNDCVASQGGCKHGIAFLMWVHRRSEEPSCTSIQCYWMKSRLSRVGSTTKFITAKELSNGRPSVPSDEDVFKKFLEEGRKRKLSNCELLKYQSDYLFDQKESLSMHKLVLKYKEASCDKFLEKVTLTDADIDSIEKETKRQHESILWHELRYGRVTASRAFEFSRCKTSDGTLISLIMGGKLPDTSAMKRGRILEDEVRKTVSTKLGKKIKHCGLMLSKNYPMIAGSPDGICEDSIIEIKCPMSAKTFKKYIVNGKPTIKFYVQMQLQMYLTGLKKGYFCVADSSYSANKNVEIICVSYDEKYVLNFLDVIVSLWKENVYPLLYQSSL, from the exons ATGCTGATTCGCAACCTTTATGAGTCGAGTTATGGCACTGTAACAGTAGGAGACACAACATCAAGCCGTTTCACATTCCAGAAGGGCGTTCGTCAGGGATGCATAAGCTCTCCTATACTCTTTAATATTTACGGAGAACACATTATGCGTCAAACGCTAGAAGACTGGGAGGGTGGCATAAAGATAGGTGGAGTCAAGATATCTAATCTGAGATATGCAGACGATACCACCCTTTTCGCATCATCCGAAAACGAAATGGCGGAGCTGCTGCGTCGTTTAGAAACAGCCAGTCTGGAAATGGGACTTGCAATTAACAAATCTAAGACCAAGCTCATGATCGTTGATCGATTTGACACTATTCAACGCACTGATATCCTACAAGACTACGAGACCGTAAACCAGTTCCAATACCTTGGCTCGTTAATAACAAATAAGGGAAGTAGCGAACCTGAAATACGTAGGCGAATTGGCATGGCAAAGACAGCGATGACCCAGTTGAGCAAAGTCTGGAAGGACCGAAACATCAGATATCGGACCAAAATACATCTGGTCCGCACTCTTGTCTTTTCCATCGCATTATATGGTGCGGAAACGTGGACTTTTAAAGCTGCCGACAGGCTGAGAATCGACGCTTTTGAGATGTGGTGTTGGCGCCGTATGCTGCAGATACCATGGACAGCCTTCCGCACAAATGTATCCATTCTACAACAACTAAAGCTAGAAAAGACAAAACGCTTATCCACTACCTGCTTGCAGCGAATAGTACGGTATTTCGGCCACGTTGCTCGCAGAGACACTAACAACTTGGAACGCCTGATGGTAACAGGAAAAATTGAAGGCAAAAGACCTAGAGGTAGAAGTCCCAAACGGTGGTCAGACCAGATATCGGAGGAACTGGAGATATCTGTCAGCACTGCACTACACCAAGCAACGGAACGTAACCGATGGAGACAACTGGTTGacgaaataaaaaggagtcacgATAA gtcctcCAGGCCATCCTATGGTGATGACGCTGTGAGTTACGTACAGCTGAAACGCGACGGCGATTTGTGTGTGGTAAAATGTAAAGTCTGCCCAGAACACAAAGTCCACGCAAAATTGTATGGAGTAACTTTAATAGTAGATGAACAGGAAGAGGCCGTGAAGTCTGTAGCATGTAATGATTGTGTGGCTTCCCAAGGAGGCTGTAAACACGGCATAGCCTTCCTAATGTGGGTCCATCGTCGGAGTGAGGAGCCATCCTGCACATCCATACAGTGCTATTGGATGAAATCGCGACTATCGAGAGTTGGTTCCACCACGAAATTTATAACAGCCAAAGAGTTATCCAATGGCAGACCCAGTGTGCCATCAGATGAAgatgtatttaaaaagtttttagaggaagggagaaaaagaaaacttagcaACTGCGAGTTACTTAAATATCAATCTGACTATCTGTTTGACCAAAAAGAAAGTTTGTCTATGCACAAGTTAGTGCTGAAATATAAAGAAGCATCTTGTGATAAATTTTTGGAAAAGGTTACATTGACCGATGCTGATATTGATAGCATTGAGAAAGAAACTAAAAGGCAACATGAAAGCATCCTTTGGCATGAGTTAAGATATGGCAGGGTAACAGCTTCAAGAGCATTTGAGTTTAGTCGTTGCAAAACCAGTGATGGCACTCTTATCTCATTAATAATGGGTGGGAAACTCCCTGACACATCAGCCATGAAGCGTGGTAGAATATTGGAAGATGAAGTAAGGAAAACAGTAAGTACCAAACtgggaaaaaaaattaagcactGTGGATTAATGTTGTCTAAGAACTATCCTATGATAGCAGGATCACCTGATGGTATCTGTGAAGACagtattattgaaattaaatgtcCCATGAGTgctaaaacgtttaaaaaatatatagtcaaTGGTAAACCAACAATTAAGTTTTATGTGCAGATGCAGCTCCAAATGTACCTTACAGGACTTAAAAAAGGCTACTTTTGTGTGGCTGATAGCAGCTACAgtgcaaataaaaatgtagaaaTAATATGTGTTTCATATGATGAAAAGTATGTATTAAATTTTCTAGATGTTATAGTCTCTTTATGGAAAGAAAATGTATATCCATTATTATACCAAAgttctttgtaa
- the LOC124640422 gene encoding uncharacterized protein LOC124640422, whose translation MNSKGHRCCGVPQCKNTSKTTPDKLFVYVPHNKKIRNKWLKLARRDSKAILPRVQLYFCEDHFDLPNDMDNYMEYHVMGSVSQIRMKPGCMPTKFQCQPDRRKRTSDATPRPYIVKKQRKTLIEEYQKDLEEISTKQVKLEEMSCGTSASQAFIGNILQENTLKTVDKSIQVYMTYKFRSKAIQTKANLVNQMTSPLKPSRQSVSTSPFKIKSNIAAKPSISNVQKLLKKHEESDSDISYTPSVTHRDTSPSTISLQMKSTSDCSELIEEDKKQVNSKILELTILKITNNPRFYIGVPKNCFYLINLIAEKLHIPVNHVLMCLRKIRLNNPFRELADDFSMDPTYASKIFLRSIPLIASIMRPFLVKLDKHLTKINLPMAFRHKYHNVSCIKDCLEIEVQKPSKALNQSLSWSEYKKANTIKYLVSCTPNGLVNYISPGYGGRITDTCLVESCDFIKCLQPGMCVMADRGFKHVEPYLRKQGVQLVRPPSVTTGSKLSKNEARETKKIASLRIHVERVIRRLREFNMLKPHACINSNLVKVLDDVITIACCLINLQDSLIK comes from the exons atgaattcgaaagggcataggtgttgtggggtcccccagtgtaagaacacatccaaaacaactcctgataagttatttgtgtacgttcctcacaataaaaaaatacgaaacaagtggcttaaacttgcaaggcgagattcaaaagcaatattgcccagggtacaactttatttttgtgaagatcactttgat TTACCAAATGATATGGATAATTATATGGAATATCATGTGATGGGCTCGGTGTCACAGATTCGCATGAAACCAGGGTGTATGCCCACTAAATTTCAATGTCAACCAGATAGAAGAAAACGAACATCAGATGCTACACCAAGACCATATATTGtcaaaaaacaaagaaagacTTTGATAGAAGAATATCAGAAAGATTTAGAAGAAATAAGTACAAAACAGGTGAAACTTGAAGAGATGTCATGTGGAACTTCAG cttCACAAGCATTCATTGgaaatattttacaagaaaacACACTTAAGACAGTAGATAAATCAATTCAAGTATACATGACATATAAGTTTAGAAGTAAAGCCATCCAAACGAAAGCTAATTTAGTAAACCAAATGACATCACCTCTGAAACCTTCAAGACAATCTGTGTCTACATcaccatttaaaattaaaagtaacatTGCTGCTAAACCATCAATATCCAATGTACAGAAATTACTTAAGAAACATGAAGAATCTGATAGTGATATTTCTTATACACCATCAGTTACGCACAGAGATACATCACCGTCAACAATATCTCTACAAATGAAATCTACTTCAGACTGCAGCGAATTGATTGAAGAAGATAAAAAACAAGTTAATTCAAAAATTCTGGaattaacaatattaaaaataacaaataatccaCGTTTTTACATTGGAGTTCCTAAAAACTGTTTCTACTTAATAAATTTAATTGCAGAAAAATTACATATTCCTGTAAACCATGTACTTATGTGTTTAAGAAAAATTAGATTGAATAACCCATTCAGAGAGCTTGCTGATGATTTTTCAATGGATCCAACATATGCGAGCAAAATATTTCTAAGGAGTATACCATTAATAGCTAGTATAATGCGTCCTTTTCTTGTAAAATTAGATAagcatttaacaaaaataaatttacctATGGCTTTTAGGCACAAATACCATAATGTAAGTTGCATCAAAGACTGCCTAGAAATAGAGGTGCAAAAGCCTTCAAAAGCTTTAAATCAATCACTCTCATGGTCAGAGTACAAAAAAGCTAATACTATTAAATATCTTGTGTCCTGTACACCTAATGGGttagtaaattatatttcacCAGGTTATGGGGGAAGAATAACAGATACATGTTTAGTTGAATCTTGTGATTTTATTAAGTGTCTGCAACCTGGTATGTGTGTCATGGCCGATAGAGGATTTAAACATGTAGAACCATATTTACGAAAACAGGGAGTGCAGTTAGTACGGCCTCCAAGTGTTACAACTGGGtctaaattatcaaaaaatgaGGCAAGGGAAACTAAAAAAATTGCTAGTCTGAGAATACATGTGGAGAGAGTGATTCGACGCCTACGTGAATTTAATATGTTAAAGCCACATGCATGTATAAATAGTAATTTAGTAAAAGTACTTGATGATGTCATCACCATTGCCTGTTGTTTAATCAACTTACAGgattcattaattaaataa
- the LOC124640292 gene encoding dynein regulatory complex protein 11, translated as MSNKTYNELLVETSELIGEATQADEALFEAGAADRNTLLPVLLELKVRYTMLLSRLDAVYDQLLQPQKRMIVRRLLESCLGRLIEIKHDLVEMRLTDITFDDDEALVKLQVTPNQVEPCIPQFFIREREEEIESRRQFVLDTLRKLGYEPPKPQPLVLTEQQAVIIIQSHERARQGRLRGQFMKEIRLLKEKGRDQKGEMSAAAATAIQKVWRGFIARRMTKRRKMEEQLLIGMVLPPYSESEAIKKAEEVKDIRRKLQLDREQEYQAALISIEDDLRAQHEMKINEQIGDELRRWIREYYDRTGRFPEMPSEESGGSRAMYSRTGTGMDSEISKSSPVSSKESKRSKESKDKKNGKSEENGKNGKEDPDDFDTYKCISSAFLKDMTGANEEYEDIWKFKEDVDNPHERYYKDMIEREKMVKIEQEIRNIVDEMMRSELELLQAAYDRDRAQKGKKSKKQQKKARRGGKKSKKKKEKDLTPDRTTESLFEELVSNGIIRPYPLVKIDDYIGEKCYVGSDYRESGMEATPCLGDIRQLVKEYCILPLGSELVRNNAPLVRSVLLTGPAKCGKKMLVHSICTEVGAMLFDLTPANIVGKYPGKSGLIMLIHLVMKVSRLLQPSVIWMDDAEKPFVKKIPKTDKTDPKRLKKDLVKIIKGICPEDRVIFIGTSRAPWDAEQKLLFQCYQKIIQVPRADYGSISLMWRSKLHRAGALNPRLDISCLSRISDSYTLGTLLEALDAVLTTKRRLQLRVRVLTAAEVAVQLSSREPVYAEHEAAAESWWYKTPMEKRRQKVMQRLEDAQVEAENGG; from the exons ATGTCTAACAAAACCTACAACGAACTGCTGGTAGAGACATCAGAACTTATAGGCGAAGCCACTCAAGCGGATGAAGCGCTTTTTGAAGCAGGAGCCGCTGACAGAAACACTCTTCTACCAGTCTTACTAGAACTGAAAGTGAGGTACACAATGCTGCTAAGCAGGCTTGATGCAGTGTACGATCAATTGCTGCAGCCACAAAAGCGCATGATTGTCAGAAGACTGTTGGAGTCGTGTTTGGGAAGACTGATCGAGATCAAACATGATTTGGTGGAAATGCGATTGACGGATATTACTTTTGATGATGACGag GCACTCGTGAAACTTCAAGTAACACCAAATCAAGTGGAACCATGCATACCACAATTCTTCATTCGAGAAAGGGAGGAAGAGATTGAGAGCAGACGTCAGTTTGTCCTGGATACTCTAAGAAAGCTGGGTTATGAACCTCCGAAGCCACAACCTTTGGTCCTAACGGAACAGCAGGCTGTGATTATAATACAGAGTCATGAAAGGGCTAGGCAGGGAAGATTGAG AGGACAGTTCATGAAAGAAATTCGTCTTCTCAAAGAAAAAGGCAGAGATCAGAAAGGAGAGATGTCGGCAGCTGCAGCTACTGCCATTCAAAAGGTTTGGCGTGGGTTCATAGCTCGAAGAATGACCAAGCGAAGGAAAATGGAAGAACAACTATTGATTGGTATGGTACTGCCGCCCTATTCGGAGTCTGAAGCTATCAAGAAGGCTGAAGAA GTCAAAGATATCCGTAGAAAATTACAATTGGACAGAGAACAAGAGTACCAAGCGGCTCTCATCTCAATAGAAGATGATCTTCGGGCGCAACATGAAATGAAGATCAATGAACAAATTGGAGATGAGCTTAGGAGATGGATCCGAGAGTACTATGATAGAACAGGAAGGTTCCCTGAAATGCCTTCTGAGGAAAGTGGTGGAAGCAGGGCGATGTATAGCCGAactg GAACTGGCATGGACAGTGAAATAAGCAAATCATCTCCAGTATCTTCTAAAGAATCGAAAAGAAGTAAAGAGAGTAAGGATAAGAAGAACGGTAAGAGTGAAGAGAATGGTAAAAACGGTAAAGAGGATCCAGACGATTTTGACACTTACAAATGCATCAGTTCCGCTTTCTTGAAAGATATGACTGGTGCTAATGAAGA GTATGAAGATATCTGGAAGTTCAAAGAAGATGTAGATAATCCACATGAAAGATACTACAAAGACATGATAGAAAGAGAGAAGATGGTCAAAATAGAACAAGAAATAAGAAACATTGTTGATGAAATGATGAGGAGCGAACTGGAGTTACTACAAGCTGCTTATGACAGGGACAGGGCACAGAAGGGGAAAAAATCTAAGAAGCAACAAAAGAAG GCACGTCGTGGAGGCAAGAAAAgcaaaaagaagaaagaaaaagatttAACGCCTGATAGAACAACAGAATCTCTGTTTGAAGAGCTGGTTTCCAACGGTATAATAAGACCGTATCCTCTCGTTAAAATCGATGATTATATTGGAGAAAAATGTTATGTTGGATCTGATTATCGAGAAAGTGGAATGGAAGCTACACCATGTTTAGGGGACATCAGACAATTGGTGAAGGAATATTGCATTTTGCCATTAGGTTCTGAATTGGTGAGAAATAATGCTCCTCTCGTAAGATCGGTTCTTCTCACAG GCCCAGCAAAATGCGGTAAAAAGATGTTGGTCCATTCTATATGTACTGAAGTTGGTGCAATGCTATTTGACTTAACACCAGCAAATATAGTGGGCAAGTACCCTGGCAAGTCCGGTCTGATCATGTTGATACATCTGGTGATGAAGGTGTCCAGGCTTCTGCAGCCATCAGTCATATGGATGGATGATGCTGAGAAACCTTTTGTGAAGAAGATTCCGAAAACTGACAAGACTGATCCGAAGAGGTTGAAAAAGGATTTGGTGAAAATTATCAAGG GCATTTGCCCAGAAGACCGAGTCATATTTATTGGCACTTCAAGAGCTCCTTGGGATGCAGAACAGAAACTTCTATTTCAATGCTATCAGAAGATCATACAAGTACCAAGAGCTGATTACGGGAGTATTTCCCTGATGTGGAGAAGTAAGCTGCACAGAGCTGGTGCTTTGAATCCAAGATTGGATATATCATGCTTGTCTAGAATTTCTGACTCCTATACTCTAG gtACCCTTCTTGAAGCCTTGGATGCAGTGCTTACAACAAAAAGACGTCTTCAGCTAAGGGTGCGAGTACTAACAGCAGCAGAAGTGGCAGTCCAGCTCAGTTCTAGAGAACCAGTGTATGCTGAACAT GAAGCTGCAGCAGAGTCCTGGTGGTATAAAACGCCTATGGAGAAGAGAAGACAGAAAGTTATGCAGAGATTAGAGGATGCACAGGTTGAAGCTGAAAATGGAGGCTAA